A single Branchiostoma floridae strain S238N-H82 chromosome 11, Bfl_VNyyK, whole genome shotgun sequence DNA region contains:
- the LOC118426691 gene encoding uncharacterized protein F58A4.6-like yields MVSWNVNQEGQPHLVTADQEIIKNMQLLQLQGSASSFSNSESEKILSVCVTLKDSDTTVPVVLQLQEPINTGTQRDLCWSKRLHPLVTQKIHLENLFSYLCTLGGAYSAMGDYNSYHADQATLVSLRQLKIACTLGDPVLLSCCCLWYAISLMQKGHFKQAQHIVSKQYQFSKTSSAGCNQRLQKMCQGIWNKLKAMKTVTQTNHRSAL; encoded by the exons ATGGTGTCATGGAACGTCAATCAAGAAGGACAACCACATTTAGTCACAGCCGACCAAGAAATTATCAAGAATATGCAGCTGCTGCAACTGCAAGGATCTGCAAGCAGCTTTTCAAACTCAGAGTCAGAAAAAATTCTCTCCGTTTGTGTGACGTTGAAGGATTCAGACACGACTGTGCCGGTGGTGTTACAACTACAGGAACCTATCAACACTGGCACACAACGGGACTTGTGCTG GAGTAAAAGGCTGCATCCCCTGGTGACCCAGAAGATCCATCTAGAGAACCTGTTCTCCTACCTGTGCACCCTGGGAGGTGCCTACTCTGCTATGGGGGACTACAACTCTTACCAC GCTGACCAGGCTACGCTGGTGTCCCTGCGACAGCTGAAGATTGCATGCACATTAGGGGACCCAGTCCTGTTGTCCTGCTGTTGTCTGTGGTACGCCATCAGCTTAATGCAGAAAGGACACTTCAAACAAGCCCAACACATTGTCAG TAAGCAGTACCAGTTTTCCAAGACCTCTTCAGCGGGCTGTAACCAGCGG CTGCAGAAGATGTGCCAGGGGATCTGGAACAAGCTAAAAGCCATGAAGACAGTCACACAGACCAACCACCGCTCGGCGCTATAA
- the LOC118426693 gene encoding E3 ubiquitin-protein ligase ZNRF3-like: MIVGVAVLVAAMLRAVLAAETAYLEVILFESTPPHGDGFTTYTYDLQGHFSAAGATTSAEGDIIQLHPLGLCNNSDDDDLYQYGWVGVVKLEDPSLEPQPCLSVFGKAKKAVQRGAIAVIFDVTENPGAIDQLSSGADEPLSHPVVIIHNEEARKLMSIVNRQTMARARIQHSKDPYLPPRSSNEYFDMGIFMAFFILISLICLVLLLKIKWRQRQKQSSLERQATLAISKMETRKFKTLPRKGSPVRDAGGASCRGCPAAGGRCGWELDGLSTSSGGCLCAICLEEFQDGQELRIVPCLHEFHKDCVDPWLLSNRTCPLCMYNIIDCHVSKTFPVPGCLPDQSFHGDQSSSVVPMRFPGHRTQTESPLHRSKGSIHRHTSGATHAPSLSGTRNTSANMVSEAWMGSLCQDSSIPCSSVHHHHHHYYHHGDFQNWSGGQVVAPVHVHASQNHTHGSWRPNSVSSSGYYADVTSCSSSHSSKCRCSNFSSSSSGDVTDVSNQGIYGSTSTFKSELSSSSRDNVYAGNVASTFGNTEEMLSPHGAHVATNVLHCQTNKCKNRTQDSCMMNESSSDSSQEFSRYSSDLSLEDVLENALRLQGSYPKGTNFPTQSTLQLEPCRFCLGSCSARRHLSYASRSSAVESVKKKADVGHYVGTRDVAGRQCQVAVTSGPGYTACSSPFQTKSGRSVVPRPVSCQELPTNKPARLGPCAHCQRECPHSIMVYTGRPDAPYMSIPLHEADQLFLRGMV; this comes from the exons ATGATAGTCGGCGTGGCGGTGCTGGTGGCGGCCATGCTACGGGCGGTGTTGGCGGCGGAGACGGCGTATTTGGAGGTGATCTTGTTTGAAAGCACGCCGCCACACGGGGACGGCTTCACCACTTACACTTACGACTTACAGGGCCACTTTTCAGCCGCCGGGGCCACAACCTCCGCTGAGGGAGACATTATCCAG CTCCACCCTCTGGGTCTGTGTAACAACAGTGATGATGACGACCTTTACCAGTATGGATGGGTGGGTGTGGTCAAGTTGGAAGACCCCTCCCTTGAACCTCAGCCGTGTCTCTCTGTCTTTGGCAAG GCAAagaaagctgttcaaagagggGCCATCGCTGTGATTTTTGACGTGACAGAAAACCCTGGTGCAATAGATCAG CTGTCATCAGGAGCAGACGAGCCGCTGAGTCATCCTGTCGTCATCATCCATAATGAGGAGGCTCGCAAGCTGATGAGCATTGTGAACAGGCAGACCATGGCACGGGCACGGATACAGCACAGCAAGGACCCCTACCTGCCACCG CGGTCTTCCAATGAGTACTTTGACATGGGGATCTTCATGGCATTCTTCATCCTCATCTCCCTGATCTGCCTGGTGCTCCTGCTCAAG ATCAAATGGAGACAGAGACAAAAGCAG AGCTCTTTAGAACGACAAGCAACTCTGGCCATATCTAAGATGGAAACTCGGAAGTTCAAGACTTTGCCCAGAAAGGGTTCTCCTGTGCGTGACGCGGGCGGTGCGTCGTGCCGGGGGTGCCCGGCCGCGGGCGGCAGGTGTGGCTGGGAGCTGGACGGACTGAGCACCAGCTCCGGGGGCTGTCTGTGTGCCATCTGTCTAGAAGAGTTCCAGGACGGCCAG GAATTGAGGATAGTGCCATGTTTACACGAGTTCCACAAAGACTGTGTTGACCCATGGCTGCTGTCCAACAGGACCTGTCCACTCTGCATGTACAACATCATAG ATTGCCATGTTTCAAAGACGTTTCCAGTACCAGGATGTCTGCCTGATCAAAGTTTCCATGGAGACCAGAGTTCTTCAGTTGTTCCCATGAGATTTCCAGGGCACAGGACACAAACTGAATCTCCCTTGCACAGAAGCAAGGGTAgtatacacagacacacaagtgGGGCCACACATGCTCCCAGTTTGTCAGGGACTAGGAACACCAGTGctaacatggtgtcagaagcgTGGATGGGTAGTCTGTGCCAGGACAGTTCGATACCATGCAGCAGTgttcaccaccaccaccaccattaCTACCATCATGGAGACTTCCAGAACTGGTCTGGTGGACAGGTGGTGGCGCCGGTCCACGTACACGCCAGTCAGAACCACACCCACGGGTCCTGGCGCCCCAACTCCGTCAGTAGTTCAGGGTACTATGCAGATGTGACCAGTTGTTCTTCCTCACACTCCAGTAAGTGTCGGTGTAGTAACTTCAGTAGTAGCAGCTCCGGGGACGTCACCGATGTCAGTAATCAGGGTATCTACGGCAGCACCTCCACCTTCAAGAGCGAGCTAAGTTCAAGTTCCAGAGACAATGTGTACGCTGGGAATGTTGCAAGTACCTTTGGCAATACAGAAGAGATGTTATCTCCCCACGGGGCCCACGTAGCCACAAATGTTCTCCACTGCCAGACCAACAAGTGTAAAAACAGGACTCAAGATAGTTGTATGATGAACGAAAGTTCCTCCGACTCCAGTCAGGAGTTCAGTAGATACAGTAGTGACTTATCCCTGGAGGATGTGTTAGAAAATGCCTTAAGGCTGCAGGGTAGCTATCCTAAGGGAACAAACTTCCCCACCCAAAGTACTTTGCAATTGGAGCCGTGCAGATTCTGTTTGGGAAGTTGCTCAGCTAGAAGACACCTTTCCTATGCCAGCAGAAGCAGTGCTGTAGAAAGTGTTAAGAAGAAGGCTGATGTTGGACACTACGTAGGCACACGTGATGTTGCAGGGCGCCAGTGCCAAGTCGCCGTGACTTCAGGACCCGGCTATACAGCATGCAGTTCTCCCTTCCAGACAAAAAGTGGGAGAAGTGTTGTTCCCAGACCTGTGTCATGTCAGGAGCTGCCCACAAACAAACCTGCCAGACTGGGGCCTTGTGCACACTGCCAGAGGGAGTGCCCTCATTCCATAATGGTCTACACAGGCAGGCCAG ATGCACCATACATGTCTATTCCACTGCATGAAGCAGACCAGCTGTTCCTGAGGGGTATGGTGTGA